The Elusimicrobiaceae bacterium genome segment TCGCAAACACGCCCAAAACACCGGACGGCGCGGTTGATTACGCGCGGGATTTTTTCGGAAAAAAAACCTCGCTCACCGTTTCGGGCCAGCTGGAAGGCGAAGCGCTGGCTTTGGGCCTGGGCCGGATTTATACCTTCGGCCCGGCGTTCCGGGCTGAAAACTCCAACACCTACCGCCACTGCTCGGAGCTGTGGATGATCGAGCCGGAAGCGGCGTTTTTCACGCTGCAGGACGATATGGAACTGGCGGAAGGGTTCCTGAAATCCATCATCACAGACGTGCTCGCCAACTGCCCCGAAGACATTGAGCTGTTCGCCAGATTCGTGGACAAGGATCTGCCGGCAAGCCTTTCCAACATCACCGAAAACACTTTCGAGAGGCTCGCCTACACCGACGCGGTGGGCATTCTTGAAAAACACAACGGCAAATTTGAAAACAAGGTAAGCTGGGGCGTGGACCTTAACTCGGAACACGAACGGTTTTTAGTGGAGCAGTATTTCAAAAAACCCGTGATCATGCACAACAAGCCCGCTACCGTGGGGGCGTTTTACATGAAGCTCAACGACGACGGCAAAACCGTGCGCGGCATGGACGTGCTGGTGCCCCGCATCGGCGAGATCATAGGCGGCAGCGAAAGGGAAAACCGGCTCGGCGTGCTGGAGCGGAAAATGGCCGGGCAGGGCCTGTCGGCGGAGGCTTACTCATGGTATGCGGATTTGCGCCGGTTCGGCTCGGCGCCGCACGCCGGGTTCGGGCTGGGGTTTGAACGCGCGCTGATGCTGATTACCGGCATAGCCAACATACGCGACGTGTCGGCTTTCCCGCGCGTGCCCGGCTGGGCGGAGTTTTAGGTGGAGGAAAAATACCGGCAGGTCTATTCCGCCGGACCCGAAGGGCCGGCGGTCTGCAAAAACTGCGGCAAGGCTCTGTGCGAGTGCCC includes the following:
- the asnS gene encoding asparagine--tRNA ligase translates to MQDRQIKRILALETPEKNITVNGWVKTRRDSKEFTFLELNDGSCRANIQVIVEAGLPCHETALKLTSGAAVKVAGDLVECPPGKEQKFEVKASGITVYGECDAEAYPIQKKKTSDEFLRTVAHLRPRTNKYAAMLRIRAELSHAIHRYFREEGFFYVHTPLITTSDCEGAGQMFQVTTLDIANTPKTPDGAVDYARDFFGKKTSLTVSGQLEGEALALGLGRIYTFGPAFRAENSNTYRHCSELWMIEPEAAFFTLQDDMELAEGFLKSIITDVLANCPEDIELFARFVDKDLPASLSNITENTFERLAYTDAVGILEKHNGKFENKVSWGVDLNSEHERFLVEQYFKKPVIMHNKPATVGAFYMKLNDDGKTVRGMDVLVPRIGEIIGGSERENRLGVLERKMAGQGLSAEAYSWYADLRRFGSAPHAGFGLGFERALMLITGIANIRDVSAFPRVPGWAEF